In Leptolyngbya sp. NIES-2104, the genomic window ACAGCATTGCTTCGTACAGTCGCTCTCTCGCCTGGAAGATGCCATTTCTGACAAGATTGCAAGACAAAGTATTCGGGATGGCTGGAAAGATGTAATGACTGGAAACACTATCCCACTGTCCGAACTATGGGATGGATTGGATGACGAATGACGAGGCTTCACCGACTGTCGAAGTTGTTGCTGCTTCGTCTTTTAAGCGTGAACTGAAGGGATTAAAGAAACGTTATCCAAGTATTCGTTCTGATCTTGAACCCACACTGAAACAACTTGAGGCAGGACAAACTCCAGGTGATCAGATTTCGGGTGTGAAGGATACGGTTTATAAGGTTCGGATTCCAAATCGAGACGCAAACCGCGGTAAGAGCGGGGGCTACCCAGTAATCTATTACATCCGTACACCCATCAAAGTCTTGCTAGTTGCGATTTATTCAAAATCAGAACGATCGGGCATTTCTGCGAGTGAAGTGAAAGAACTCATTGGGCAAGCGAACAAGGAGTTAGATGCAGAAAACCTTGAATGAATTGTATTCATGACGAGATGTATCTGAACAAAGCTTTTTATTGTAAGGAGTGAACCTTTGTGAAGCATTCTCGCTGTGATGCTCCTCACAGAATTCAGAATAGAACTATAGGACACTAGACAGCTACCGATTTCTCAGATTTATCTACCGGAGACGTTCAAGTTATGGTGAGTCAGACTTTCAATGACCGCTATGAATCTCAGACACAAGCGATCGCACGTCAATTACTTAGTGCGACTCGTGAATCGCGATCGTGGTTCGCTCAAATGCGCGATCAGATGCAGTGGGATGATAAGTTACTCGGCTGGGCAATGGGCAATCCAGGGTTACGAGTGCAGTTGTTTCGCTTGATCGATTGTTTGCCATCGCTCAAAAGTAAGCCGGAAATTGCGCGGCATTTGCAGGAATATATGAGCGATCGAACCGTTGAACTTCCTGCGGCTCTAAAAAATCTGCTCAATTTTGCGAATGCGGAATCGATGCCAGGACAGTTAGCGGCAACAACGCTTTCAACTGCGGTCGAGACTTTGGCACATAAGTACATTGCGGGTGAAAATCTCAAGCAAGTGCTAAAAACGATCGAACGTTTGAGAAAAGAAAAGATGACGTTTACGGTTGATCTGCTCGGTGAAGCGGTAATTACCGAAGCGGAAGCGCAATCGTATCTCGATCGCTATTTAAATTTGATGACTCAACTCACCGAAGCCTCGAAATCCTGGTCGAAGGTCGAACAGATTGATTTCGCAGATGGAAACCCGATTCCGAAAGTTCAGGTTTCCGTGAAGCTCACCGCATTTTATTCACAGTTCGATCCGCTCGATGAAGAAGGGAGTAAAGCGCGAGTTGCCGATCGAGCAAGAACACTGTTACGTCATGCTCAGGAACTCGGTGCAGCGGTTCACTTTGACATGGAGCAATATGCTTACAAAGATCTGACTTTGGCGACTTTAAAGGCATTGTTGATGGAGCCGGAGTTTCGATCGCGTTCTGATATCGGTATGACGATTCAAGGCTATCTTCGCGATAGCAAGGAAGATTTGCAGGGCTTGGTCGATTGGGCGAAAGAGCGCGGAACTCCGGTGACAGTTCGATTAGTGAAAGGCGCATATTGGGATCAAGAAACGATCAAAGCGGTTCAGAAAGACTGGGAACAGCCTGTGTTTAACGATAAGGCTGAAACCGATGCAAACTATGAACAGTTGACAGAATTGCTGTTGGAAAATCACGAAGTTTTGAATGCTGCGATCGGAAGTCATAATGTGCGATCGCAAGCTCACGCACTCGCGATCGCGAAATCTCTGAACATTCCCAAACATCGAATCGAGTTCCAAACCCTCTACGGAATGGGGGATAAGTTAGCGAAAGCGATTGTCGATCAAGGCTATCGAGTGCGGGTCTATTGTCCTTATGGGGAACTGATTCCAGGAATGTCTTATCTGATTCGTCGCTTGTTGGAGAACACAGCAAATAGTTCATTCTTGCGGCAAAACTTAGAGGAAAGACCGATCGAGGAACTGATTTCGGCTCCGAAAGTGGGTGAACATTCAGAACTAAAGTCACTCAATAAGTTTGAGAATGCAGCCGACACGGACTATGCAGACAGTGCGAAACGCGATCGCATTCAAGCCGCTTTGCAATCTGTTCGCGAACAATTCGGACAGACTTATTTACCTCTCATCAATGGTGAATTTGTCGAAACGGCTGAGAAGCTCAAATCCGAAAATCCATCCCGGTTTAGTGAGACGGTTGGCACGATCGGCATGATTAATATTGAGCAGGCAGATCAAGCGATCGAGGCGGCTAAATCTGCTTTTCCCGCATGGCGACGCACTCCCGCAACCGAACGCGCTCAAATTCTTCGCAAAGCTGCCAATCTGTTTGAACAACGGCGCGAAGAATTGATCGCTTGGATGACGTATGAAGTGGGTAAGCCTGTAAAAGAAGGGGACGGGGAGGTTTCAGAAGCGATCGATTTCTGTAACTATTACGCCTCGGAGATGGAAAGACTCGATCGAGGGGTGGACTATGATTTTCCAGGTGAAACGAATCACTACCGCTATCATCCACGCGGACTTGTTTTAGTGATTTCTCCGTGGAATTTTCCGTTAGCAATTCCCGTAGGTATGACCGTTGCTGCATTAGTGACAGGTAACTGTGCCTTGTTCAAACCTGCGGAAACTTCTTCGGTGATTGCTGCCAAAATTGCAGAAATCTTAGTCGAAGCGGGAATTCCTCGTGGTGTGTTCCAATTTATTCCCGGTGAAGGGCACGTCGTTGGAGCGCATCTCGTGAAGCATCCTGATGTTCACATGATCGTGTTCACCGGATCGCAAGCAGTAGGCTGTCAGATTTACAAAGATGCTGCCGTTCTGCAACCCGGACAGAAACATCTCAAACGGGTTGTGGCTGAAATGGGCGGTAAGAATGCCATCATCGTTGATGAAAGTGCGGATTTAGATCAAGCGGTTCAAGGTGTGGTGCAATCGGCGTTTGGATACAGCGGGCAGAAATGTTCGGCTTGTTCTCGTGCGATCGTGCTTGAACCTGTGTATGAGACATTCTTAGCGCGATTGATTGAAGCGACTCGATCGCTCAACATCGGAGAAGCCCAATTGCCTAGTACTAAAGTCGGTCCGGTGATCGATGGAGAAGCACAGCAACGGATTCAGGACTACATCGAAAAAGGACGGACTGAGGCAGAAATCGCGATCGAGCTTCCGACTCCTGAAGGTGGCTACTTTGTCGGTCCGGTGATTTTCACGAATGTTGCTCCAGATGCCAAAATTGCCCAAGAAGAAATTTTTGGTCCAGTCTTAGCAGTCATGCGATCGAGTTCGTTCCAGGAAGCTTTGGATTTAGCGAATGGAACTCCGTATGCGTTGACGGGTGGGCTATATTCCCGCACTCCATCGCATATCGAGCAAGCACAGGCAGAGTTTGAAGTGGGCAATCTGTACATCAATCGGGGAATCACAGGCGCGATCGTGGCTCGTCAACCGTTTGGCGGCTTCAAGCTTTCGGGTGTGGGTTCTAAAGCAGGTGGAGTCGATTATTTGCTCCAGTTCCTTGAGCCGAGAGTGGTGACGGAGAATGTTCAGCGTCAGGGATTTGCCCCGATCGAGGGTGCGGAATAGTTAGCAAGTTGTGTGGGTCGGGCATCTTGCCTGACCCCGATTCCAGAAGCAGGCAAGATGCCTGCACCACAAAGATCAAAACATAGTCGCTAAACTCAGCCAGCGCGTGAGATTTTCAGGCAACTCTGTGTTTAGTCGCAACGGTAAATCAGGCTTCGACAACGATCGGGCATACTCCGGAGTCAAAAACGGCTGATACGTTTTCGCTTCAGAAGTTGATTGTTGAATAAACGCCAAACTCACCCCCTGCAACAATCGCCGCAGCGGTTCGACCTCTTCACCTCGACGCTCTTTCACCAAGGTTCCTTGTGCAATCGCGCCCGAAAAATTTCCTGGATCACTCACACTCAGATGCGTTGTCCCGATCGCAGTCAGCAAATACTTCGGAGTCGGTAACTGTAAAAATGGCTGAAGTTGCTGACTAAATGCAGGCGCTAACGTGTCATCGGTACTGGTCAAAATCAAGGTTGGAGTCGCAACCGATTTCAATCCCGACTTACCAAAAATTTGCCCGATCGCAGGATTAAGCGCGATCGCTTGAACCACTCTTTGATCCCGCAGGCTTAATCGATTTTTCGGCTGCTCGATCGCGGCACATTGCAACCAATCCGCCGGAACTCGATCGAGCAATCCACTCGATCGACAAAATTCCCGCAGTTCATCAAATCGCAGTTCTGCTCCAGCTAACGCTAAAGCTTCAAATCCACCCAGAGAATGTCCTATCACCGAGACTTTCCGAGCATTGAGCTTGCCTTGAAGATCTCCCGGTTGCTGATTCAATCGCTCAAATTGGTCTAGCAGAAAACTAATATCTTTCGGTCGATCGACAAATTCACTCGATGGAATTAACCGATCTGGATTGAGCGAGGATAATGAACCATTCCGAGCCACAAAGGGATGCTCGATCGCCGCAACGGTCAATCCATGCGAGGCTAAATGTCGCGCTAAGTAAGCCAAAAATTTCCGATTCGCCTCAAATCCAGGCGCAATCACGACCAAAGGCGCATCCGGTTTCGTGGAAGTACTCGAATAGATATCGACAGGCAATCGTCGATCGCGCTGTGCATCATAAAACGAATAAAAGCTTTCTCGAACCGTTTGTGAGCCAGCCGTTGACGGATCAAACGAAGCTCGAAACGGCTGATTTCCCGTACTCAAACTGCGCTCTAACAGCGATCGAATGCCCTGCGTCTTCCAGTACGAAAAATTCAGTTGCGAAGCGATTCCCACCGCTTGTGTCACATCGATCGTTACAGTCTCCTGTGGAATGGCTCGTAGAACTGCGATCGCATCGAGTCCATTCGCCTGTCGCGCCGCTAACCAAAATCCCGCCTGCAACGTTTCTAAACTCAATCCCGGTGCCGCTTGCCGAATCGAATTTAACACCTGCTGACCCGATGGCGACTTTAGCAAATCCTCAACAATCTGTGTGCCCAAATTCGGATCAAGCTGCAATCGACTGGTCAAAGCACGACGCAATTCGGGAGTTAAAACCGCTGAATAGAGTTGAAGCGATGAGGGAACAGTGCCCGTTTTCGCAAACTGTTCTAAATCAGAAACCGCGATCGATTGCTCAAACGGTCCCAACCGCAAATTTAACCGCTCAGCCGCAACACTCGGAGAAGCCCCTGTGAATGCAAGCGCCACTCCCGTCAAAACTCCAACCCCGATCGTCTTCCAAGAGGTATCTCGCTTCACTGTAAAAAATCCTGTCAAACTTTTTTTGCTAACTCAACCAAAACGAGGTGCGACACTTCAATGGGCTGCACCTCGTTCTCAATCTCATTCAATTGTAGATCTGACAGAAATTCTCTCCCTGAGTTCCCCGCTCAGTCTCTAGCTGTCCGAATCCAATCCCGTTGTGGACGCACTAAGAACTGCAAATAAACTGGAATTTTCCACAATATATAAAACGGAATTGCCAGTAATTCTCTCAAAGGTAAATCTTCACGACCGAATTTCGCCCAAGCTCCAAAAACAGTCATGAGTAAAAACATTCCAGCAACGATCGCGCAAATTCCCGCTGGCCAAAATCCAGTGAAAACTCCCCAAACAATCGCGATCGTACTTACCCCGATCCAACTCATGACTAATAAAGAGAGCGGCGGTACACTCAATTCGATCGCAAGCACGATCGCAGCAACATTCCACTTCTCAATTGCAGCTTTCAGCAATACCGGAACATACACAGCAATTGCTTGTAAATGCCCATGTTCCCAGCGCGTTCGCTGACTCTGAGTGGCACTATCCTGTTGTGGTAATGTCCCAATCACTCGCGCCTCCGGACAGTAAACGGGGGCGTACCCAGCGATCGTCAAGTCCACACTCAGCTTCATATCTTCAACCAGGTGCCCACTGGCAAAGTCCACCGCCTGAATTGCCGCCCAAGGAAACGCCATTCCTGTCCCGGTCAATAAACACGGCAACCCCAGTCGCCACAATCCCAACGGACGCACTAGGTTTTTTGTCGTGAATGCAAACGCCGAAACGGAATCTTTCGCGGTCGCCTCAGCAGGTTTTTGCATCAAATAAGTTGCTTGAGCCGGACGCTTTTGTTTTAGAACGGTTTCGGTCAAGGTCGCGATCGCACCCGGTTCAACTCGACAATCCGCATCAATCACAATCACCACATCAGGCGGCTCACTCAACAGACTTCTCAAGCCATAATCAAGCGCATATCCTTTTCCTCGCTGAATCAAATCCTGCCGCTCAATCACGATCGCACCCTGCTTTCGAGCAATCTCAGCAGTCTGATCCGTACAGTTATCGGCAACGACAACGAGACGATCCTGCGATCGTAACTGTGGCATCACATCGATTAGTGTGTTTTCTAGTCCGGCTTCTTCGTTGTGTGCTGGAATCAAAACGACCACTCGCTCTTTTCCTCTGATACCCAGTTGCGACGAAACCTTAGAACTTAGTGCGAAAATCGTTTCCAACCCAGTCCAGATACTCCATCCCAACAAAACTCCAACGAGTCCCACCAGGGCTGCATTTAATATAAACATGGAAATCTGCAATTGCTAACAGGGGGCTTGCGGCATTATTTCACAGATTTTACGGCTGCAATAGTGCCTAAAGATAGGTATCTTTCCATGAAAAAACGCGATCGCACTAAGCGCGATCGCGCAATTTCCTCTTTATTTCAGCGCGAGATAATCTACTTGGTTAACAGCGATCGCGTCCGCTCGCCGCGCTCTGGACGGTCCGCAACCTGCTCACGCGGGCTGGTGTAGTAGAAGTAGCTGTCCGGCTCGTACCGCACGTTCACGCCGTTCGCTACGAGTCCGAGAATGTTCGGCTCTGAGCGATCGAGCAATGATTTCGCAGCAGCAACACTGCCTGCATCTGCCACACCCGGACGGACTGCAATCAGAACACCGTCTGCCATCTTGCCGAGCACGGCTGCATCTGCTGTTCCTGCCAGCGGCGGCGTGTCAAACACCACATAATCGTAGTCTCTCGACACCGTTTCTAAGAAGGC contains:
- a CDS encoding alpha/beta hydrolase is translated as MKRDTSWKTIGVGVLTGVALAFTGASPSVAAERLNLRLGPFEQSIAVSDLEQFAKTGTVPSSLQLYSAVLTPELRRALTSRLQLDPNLGTQIVEDLLKSPSGQQVLNSIRQAAPGLSLETLQAGFWLAARQANGLDAIAVLRAIPQETVTIDVTQAVGIASQLNFSYWKTQGIRSLLERSLSTGNQPFRASFDPSTAGSQTVRESFYSFYDAQRDRRLPVDIYSSTSTKPDAPLVVIAPGFEANRKFLAYLARHLASHGLTVAAIEHPFVARNGSLSSLNPDRLIPSSEFVDRPKDISFLLDQFERLNQQPGDLQGKLNARKVSVIGHSLGGFEALALAGAELRFDELREFCRSSGLLDRVPADWLQCAAIEQPKNRLSLRDQRVVQAIALNPAIGQIFGKSGLKSVATPTLILTSTDDTLAPAFSQQLQPFLQLPTPKYLLTAIGTTHLSVSDPGNFSGAIAQGTLVKERRGEEVEPLRRLLQGVSLAFIQQSTSEAKTYQPFLTPEYARSLSKPDLPLRLNTELPENLTRWLSLATMF
- a CDS encoding glycosyltransferase; translated protein: MFILNAALVGLVGVLLGWSIWTGLETIFALSSKVSSQLGIRGKERVVVLIPAHNEEAGLENTLIDVMPQLRSQDRLVVVADNCTDQTAEIARKQGAIVIERQDLIQRGKGYALDYGLRSLLSEPPDVVIVIDADCRVEPGAIATLTETVLKQKRPAQATYLMQKPAEATAKDSVSAFAFTTKNLVRPLGLWRLGLPCLLTGTGMAFPWAAIQAVDFASGHLVEDMKLSVDLTIAGYAPVYCPEARVIGTLPQQDSATQSQRTRWEHGHLQAIAVYVPVLLKAAIEKWNVAAIVLAIELSVPPLSLLVMSWIGVSTIAIVWGVFTGFWPAGICAIVAGMFLLMTVFGAWAKFGREDLPLRELLAIPFYILWKIPVYLQFLVRPQRDWIRTARD
- the pruA gene encoding L-glutamate gamma-semialdehyde dehydrogenase, which encodes MVSQTFNDRYESQTQAIARQLLSATRESRSWFAQMRDQMQWDDKLLGWAMGNPGLRVQLFRLIDCLPSLKSKPEIARHLQEYMSDRTVELPAALKNLLNFANAESMPGQLAATTLSTAVETLAHKYIAGENLKQVLKTIERLRKEKMTFTVDLLGEAVITEAEAQSYLDRYLNLMTQLTEASKSWSKVEQIDFADGNPIPKVQVSVKLTAFYSQFDPLDEEGSKARVADRARTLLRHAQELGAAVHFDMEQYAYKDLTLATLKALLMEPEFRSRSDIGMTIQGYLRDSKEDLQGLVDWAKERGTPVTVRLVKGAYWDQETIKAVQKDWEQPVFNDKAETDANYEQLTELLLENHEVLNAAIGSHNVRSQAHALAIAKSLNIPKHRIEFQTLYGMGDKLAKAIVDQGYRVRVYCPYGELIPGMSYLIRRLLENTANSSFLRQNLEERPIEELISAPKVGEHSELKSLNKFENAADTDYADSAKRDRIQAALQSVREQFGQTYLPLINGEFVETAEKLKSENPSRFSETVGTIGMINIEQADQAIEAAKSAFPAWRRTPATERAQILRKAANLFEQRREELIAWMTYEVGKPVKEGDGEVSEAIDFCNYYASEMERLDRGVDYDFPGETNHYRYHPRGLVLVISPWNFPLAIPVGMTVAALVTGNCALFKPAETSSVIAAKIAEILVEAGIPRGVFQFIPGEGHVVGAHLVKHPDVHMIVFTGSQAVGCQIYKDAAVLQPGQKHLKRVVAEMGGKNAIIVDESADLDQAVQGVVQSAFGYSGQKCSACSRAIVLEPVYETFLARLIEATRSLNIGEAQLPSTKVGPVIDGEAQQRIQDYIEKGRTEAEIAIELPTPEGGYFVGPVIFTNVAPDAKIAQEEIFGPVLAVMRSSSFQEALDLANGTPYALTGGLYSRTPSHIEQAQAEFEVGNLYINRGITGAIVARQPFGGFKLSGVGSKAGGVDYLLQFLEPRVVTENVQRQGFAPIEGAE
- a CDS encoding type II toxin-antitoxin system RelE/ParE family toxin, with the protein product MTNDEASPTVEVVAASSFKRELKGLKKRYPSIRSDLEPTLKQLEAGQTPGDQISGVKDTVYKVRIPNRDANRGKSGGYPVIYYIRTPIKVLLVAIYSKSERSGISASEVKELIGQANKELDAENLE